In Gadus morhua chromosome 9, gadMor3.0, whole genome shotgun sequence, the sequence TTACGCTGCATGTTAATCCAGCCAAGTcactgcaatcacacacacacttcacgtaCAGGCATTAGTTCATCGTTTACTTCATgacgttgatttacctttgagcattccctacaataggctactgtgtaaaatgctgtttagaatgaacgtttgtatcaagaaagaaagaaccagcGAGTGATGCTCTTATTCCagctctccttgcttgaccgcgatctagcatctaggacagtggtctcaaactcaacttacctgggggtcgctggaggtagagtctgggtcaggctgggccgcatcaagtattccacaaaatAGGAGCGCAACttacccaatctaagttaatgatcgggctataataagatcactttggctatgtaatcgctgacaacaggggacatttcatagcggttggtggaaaccgggacattttagcgtcctttgtttttttgtcgggactcaggacacgcaactcaaaattgggacgtTCCCGGCATAACCGGGACAACTGGTCAGCCTATCACAAGTcataaaaaagcgtggcaagccactcaacaacgcgcgggccgcacttacactaaactttgatgtcatgtagggggccacaaaatatcatcccgcgggcctcaattggcccccggcccgcgagtttgagacccctgatctaGGATAaattgctcttccttgggtccccggatgtAAACATTGAATTTCATACATTGAATTCTGCACTTTACTTTGGCATTTTGAATTTTGGAacgttgaaaatatttaagTTTAATTATTTAACGttgaatatttgtttttgattttTTGAACCGTGGATCGAAAATGATTTGTTGAAAATTGACAATTTAAtgagttaaattcagaggcataaaatccagatacgttatttcaatgcataaatattcagtgcttagtaTTCAATGGGTTTTTATTTGGCGCAGATTTACTTGCATACTTGGATTAAAAAgggcaacaaaaaaacaaaacttatTAGTGGAATCAATCATGTGCAAAAAGATATACATATACCAATAATAATATAGATACACTATAACCAATGTTAATAATAACCTCAAACTAAAAGTAGTGTATTCAAATTTCTGTCTTTCAGTGGGTCAGCATACCATTCGTGCTTCTGAACCCTGCATCCGTGGACATCTCTCAGACCGCCTTCCTCAACCAGAGCAACCACACCTCATGGATAGGGGACCTGAAGCTGGAAGATGCTGGCATATGGGCTGATATGACGCTGATATTGGTcagcattggtgtgtgtgtgtgtgtgtgtgtgtgtgtgtgtgtgtgtgtgtgtgtgtgtgtgtgtgtgtgtgtgtgtgtgtgtgtttacactgaTATTGCATTATTTTTAATGGGTGAATAATACCAGCCTTTGAACCATAAATAAAGATGAGCTATACCAAGCAATGTGTCTGCTGGAAGACTACTATGGAGCTCAGCACTCTATATTGTGTGTCAAGTATTAGGCAACACCCTGACGTCTGTGGTCATCTATTGTATGTCGGTACGTTGTAGGCATTGGGCAGCCTGGCCTACCAGATCCTGTACCAGCGCCTGCTTTCTGCAGCCTCCTCCACTCAGGCCCAGTTCACCTGCTTTGTAGCTGCTTTCACATGCTTTGTGGTGGGGATCCCTTCAATTCTAATTGGAGCGGTGGCTGCCTCTACAGGTAGGTACATGTCAATGCAAGTGCTCAACTTTTAAAACACTCACTTACAAATCATTGCCCAATTGGTGTACCACAATCTTTACAGCATTCCTCCTCACTACTGTAATCTGTCTTCATAAATGAAACAcactctccgtctgtctgttgtgCATCAGACTGGAACCAGACAGAGTACGGTTTGCCCTCTCCTTATGAACGTGGCGATGCACCAAATATCTTGCCACTTGCCCTGCTGTACCTCACCCCGACCTGGGTGTCCGTGTTGGGCATTGGCGCTTTGGCTGCGGCGGTTATGTCTTCCATGGACTCTGTGCTGCTCTCCTCTGCATCAATGTTCACCCAGAACATCTACAAAAGCACTTTAAGGAaaggggtatgtgtgtgtttgtgtgtgtgtgtgtgtgtgtgtgtgtgtgtgtgtgtgtgtgtgtgtgtgtgtgtgtgtgtgtgtacatacctGCCGATGTAATGTTGAGGTTTTCCCTTTTGTCCTGATTACCAGCGTTCTTTTTTTCCCTTTGCAGGCGTCAGAAAGGGAGCTTCTGTGGGTGATTCGCACttgtgtggtgttggtggcaGCGGCCGGCACAGGCCTAGCCTTTGTTCAAGACAGTGTGGTTTACCTCTTTGTGCTAAGCGCTGATCTGCTATACTGTGTTGTTCTTCCTCAGCTAATCTGTGTGCTTTTCTGCCATCATGCTAATATCTACGGTGCCATTACCGGCTACGTAGTGACTCTGATGCTACGCCTGATGGGTGGGGAGCCGGTACTAGGGCTGCCTTGTGTCATCTACTACCCTGGCTGGAGGGAGGTTGATGGGGTTATCAAGCAGTACTTCCCTTTCAAGACTCTCGCTTTTCTGACCTCTTTAGTGTGCATCACTGTGGTGTCCTGGCTGGCCCGTCTGGTCTTCACTCAGCATCTCCTGCCTCTCTCGTGGGACGTCCTGAGGGTGTTTAGAGAGAAGGAGCAAGCAGAGGGGGCAGCCCATAATGACCGAGCAAAGAGACCAAACTCTGCTCTGCTTGAAACACCGTTATAGACGTCTATTACTTTCCTATCAGAAGAGCAAAGCTGCTCTCACAAGGTTATGGAATTGGAGATTGATTTGGTTTGTATTTTTCTGAACAAAGTTTCTGTTCAGAAAAAAAGGCCTAAAAGTGCCTTCTATATTATATTGACTTCCTATCTGTCATAAGCCTAATGCAGCAAAGTCATAACGAGAAATGGGCAAAAGTATAATAAACAGTTGACAACTGTAACACGGTTGTTTTTTGATACTCCTAAATGGTGAGCGgaatgggaaggggggggtaAAGGGGGACAAAGCCTTGTTTTCTGAACCATCCATTGTCGTTCTGCCTAATCTAACGTTTCTATGGAATTTTCACCTAATTAAATCATTGTAATTAGAATCGAGAACTGTATGAATAAATTGTCATTCAAACACTACCTGTTCTTTTtgtgtaaaaatgtaaaaataataattaaaaaaaagctcTTCAACTTAAGTATAAGCATAAGTACAAAATAGTATACtttattttggaaaaaaattATTTGTAATGGTGCCCGGTATTTGGTAAAGAATAAGATGTTTGCATTCAAAtatattctatctattctgtaCCTGAAAGCTTAGTACCCAAAAGGCCAAGAGTGGTATTAAGGTACGGTTCCAATAGCCACGCTCCCTGACAGTACAGCTGCTCCTGGTCTCGCCAAAGGGCCAAGTATCAAGTATGTTGAAGTGTCAAGTGAAAGCTGAGGTATTCAGAGGGCTTTGATGAGCCTATATCAACCAGGAGGAACGCAATGTAAAACAGGGAATCTTATACGTTACTGTGGGTAGGGGAGCGGGAAATGGCTGACTGACCCAGCAGATGTTTCACAGTAAAGGATGGTGGCAATTGACTAGGACCTGTGGAAATTGTGTGTTGCAAATACACTTTTTCATGCGGCAATATCAATGTGTATATACATTtgagtatgaatgtgtgtatcaattattttttgtatgttatatgtaaagtatatatatatacatatttataaatatatatatatatatatattctttttttttttctaaaaaaaCTATTTTGTTCTTTGCTTCTTCGATCAATGTGCTAAATAACTGGACTGAATGGTAATCTAAACAAGTCATCCATGGACCATGACAATATATGGCTATGTCGTTTATTTCAAATAGGGCTATATTGTATTTTCCCAAATCGTCAGTATAAAAAATAGGCCAATTGGCGATTTCAACCGAAAAGACTATACATGTTTTCATAAACAGTCTTGAGCCTCTTGCTTAAAGCTGCCAACCGAGATTAAGTTCGGCTGCGGATATTGGGGGATCGAACCAAGATCCTCACTGCCCTTTGGCTGCAGAACTTCTCTCTCGCACacgcatacgcgcacacacgcacacgcacacacacacacacacacacacacacacacacacacacacacacacacacacacacacacacacacacacacacacacacacacacacacacacgcgatgtTTGAGTTACAGTTATTCCCCAGCTGCCTTCAGCCCTTTCTGACACAGAAACCCCGTTTTATGCGTTGACTTATTGTTGTATTATTCGTCACGGTTCTCCTGCTTTGATACGAATTTTGTAAAACGTAATATGTATCGTTTATTGTCTTATTGAGCAGCCTGTGCCTGCACCAGTTGTAATGGTACACGTTGAGCAGCAGGGGGCAGCTCTGAAACACATAGTACCTACTCTATAAAGTGGCTCTCTGGATAGTGGGCCATAAAGCTTTATCTAACACATAGAATACCTCAAATGTAAACCAAAGAAACGAATTTGTACAGATCAATTGTGGTGATATTTCCTTTATATTCTGATGTGATCTTTTATCGGCCcatattatttaaatgtattcataCATGGGTTTAGGTTCGACAACGACGAAGACAATTGCCTTTTACT encodes:
- the LOC115551421 gene encoding high-affinity choline transporter 1-like gives rise to the protein MVVNVGGVVAVVVFYCVILLTGIWASKKARREEKKCQTSKSEVTIIGGRNISLLLGSFTMTATWVGGGYIMGTAESVYSPELGFVWAVAPFAYIVCFLLAGLFFAKPMRSKRYVTMMDPFQRSYGNAFTAALLIPALFSDIFFIACILASLGGTISIILGISSTISICVSSAVSVIYTLMGGLYSVAYTDVVQLCLIFIGMWVSIPFVLLNPASVDISQTAFLNQSNHTSWIGDLKLEDAGIWADMTLILALGSLAYQILYQRLLSAASSTQAQFTCFVAAFTCFVVGIPSILIGAVAASTDWNQTEYGLPSPYERGDAPNILPLALLYLTPTWVSVLGIGALAAAVMSSMDSVLLSSASMFTQNIYKSTLRKGASERELLWVIRTCVVLVAAAGTGLAFVQDSVVYLFVLSADLLYCVVLPQLICVLFCHHANIYGAITGYVVTLMLRLMGGEPVLGLPCVIYYPGWREVDGVIKQYFPFKTLAFLTSLVCITVVSWLARLVFTQHLLPLSWDVLRVFREKEQAEGAAHNDRAKRPNSALLETPL